Proteins co-encoded in one Apteryx mantelli isolate bAptMan1 chromosome 4, bAptMan1.hap1, whole genome shotgun sequence genomic window:
- the LRFN5 gene encoding leucine-rich repeat and fibronectin type-III domain-containing protein 5 isoform X1 — protein MEKLLLFLLFIGIAVRAQICPKRCVCQILSPNLATLCAKKGLLFVPPNIDRRTVELRLADNFVTNIKRKDFANMTSLVDLTLSRNTISFITPHAFADLRNLRALHLNSNRLTKITNDMFSGLSNLHHLILNNNQLTLISSTAFDDVLALEELDLSYNNLETIPWDAVEKMVSLHTLSLDHNMIDHIPKGTFSHLHKMTRLDVTSNKLQKLPPDPLFQRAQVLATSGIISPSTFALSFGGNPLHCNCELLWLRRLSREDDLETCASPPLLSGRYFWSIPEEEFLCEPPLITRHTHELRVLEGQRATLRCKARGDPEPAIHWISPEGKLISNATRSLVYDNGTLDILITTVKDTGSFTCIASNPAGEATQTVDLHIIKLPHLLNSTNHIHEPDPGSSDISTSTKSGSNASSSNGDTKISQDKKVVVAEATSSTALLKFNFQRNIPGIRMFQIQYNGTYDDSLVYRMIPPTSKTFLVNNLAAGTVYDLCVLAIYDDGITSLTATRVVGCTQFTTEQDYVRCHFMQSQFLGGTMIIIIGGIIVASVLVFIIILMIRYKVCNSNGQQKATKVSNVYSQTNGAQVHGCSGLLSQSMSKQAVGHEESVPCCRAAADAAAQSSDACSSQDSATTTSALPHAWTSSAAAPQKQKRKPGPKPSSEPQGEAVPSAEPQNANRNNSTALQLAGRPPGPVTGAPTYKRAQAKPSKFLTLPADPSRAKRRFSLSGELTECRWHANSPNAGGLRSKRSVSMNGMLTQSDSSDVDSGKATFSSSEWILESTV, from the exons ATGGAAAAActgcttttgtttctgctgttcATTGGCATAGCAGTGAGAGCCCAGATCTGCCCAAAGCGCTGTGTCTGTCAGATTTTGTCTCCGAATCTTGCAACCCTTTGTGCCAAGAAAGGGCTCTTATTTGTTCCACCAAACATTGACAGGAGGACTGTGGAATTACGGCTGGCAGACAACTTTGTTACAAATATTAAAAGGAAAGACTTTGCCAATATGACCAGCCTTGTGGACCTGACATTATCCAGGAATACAATAAGTTTTATTACACCTCACGCATTTGCTGACTTGCGCAATTTGCGGGCTTTGCATTTGAACAGCAACCGATTGACTAAGATCACCAATGACATGTTTAGTGGACTCTCCAACCTTCATCACTTGATACTTAACAACAACCAGCTGACTTTAATTTCTTCCACAGCTTTCGATGATGTTTTAGCTCTTGAGGAATTGGATTTGTCTTATAACAATCTAGAAACCATCCCTTGGGATGCTGTGGAGAAGATGGTTAGTTTGCACACTCTCAGTCTGGACCACAATATGATTGACCATATTCCTAAAGGGACCTTCTCCCACCTCCACAAGATGACCAGGTTAGATGTCACATCTAACAAATTGCAGAAGCTACCACCTGATCCTCTCTTTCAGCGAGCTCAGGTATTAGCAACCTCAGGAATTATCAGCCCCTCTACTTTTGCATTAAGCTTTGGTGGAAACCCTTTGCATTGCAACTGTGAGCTTTTGTGGCTGAGGCgtctttccagagaagatgacCTGGAGACCTGTGCTTCTCCTCCGCTCTTGTCCGGTCGGTACTTTTGGTCGATCCCAGAGGAAGAGTTCCTGTGTGAGCCTCCCCTCATCACTCGGCACACCCACGAGCTGAGAGTCCTGGAGGGCCAGAGGGCAACGCTGCGGTGTAAGGCCCGGGGGGATCCAGAACCAGCAATTCACTGGATTTCACCTGAGGGCAAACTTATTTCAAACGCAACAAGGTCTTTGGTGTACGATAATGGAACGCTAGACATCCTTATAACTACTGTAAAGGATACAGGTTCTTTCACCTGCATTGCTTCCAATCCAGCTGGGGAAGCCACGCAAACAGTGGACCTTCATATAATCAAACTTCCTCATTTGCTGAATAGTACTAATCACATCCATGAGCCTGACCCTGGTTCCTCGGATATCTCGACTTCCACCAAGTCAGGCTCTAACGCAAGCAGTAGTAATGGGGATACAAAAATCAGCCAAGATAAGAAGGTAGTAGTGGCAGAAGCAACATCGTCTACTGCTCTgctgaaatttaattttcaaaggAACATACCTGGAATACGTATGTTCCAAATCCAGTACAACGGTACTTACGATGACTCGCTTGTTTACAG AATGATACCTCCCACAAGCAAAACCTTCCTGGTCAACAACCTGGCCGCGGGGACCGTGTACGACCTGTGCGTCTTGGCCATCTACGACGACGGGATCACCTCGCTCACCGCCACCCGCGTCGTGGGGTGCACGCAGTTCACGACCGAGCAGGATTACGTGCGCTGCCACTTCATGCAGTCCCAGTTCCTGGGCGGGACCATGATTATCATCATCGGCGGGATTATTGTGGCCTCCGTGCTCGTGTTCATCATCATCCTCATGATCCGCTACAAGGTGTGTAACAGCAACGGGCAGCAGAAGGCGACCAAGGTGAGCAACGTGTACTCTCAGACCAACGGGGCGCAGGTCCACGGCTGCAGCGGGCTGCTGTCCCAGTCGATGTCCAAGCAGGCGGTGGGGCACGAGGAGAGCGTCCCGTGCTGCAGAGCTGCCGCCGACGCGGCGGCGCAGTCGTCGGACGCTTGCTCGAGCCAGGACTCCGCCACCACTACCTCTGCCTTGCCCCACGCGTGGACTTCGAGCGCTGCTGCGCCCCAAAAGCAGAAGCGCAAGCCGGGGCCAAAGCCAAGCAGCGAGCCGCAGGGCGAAGCCGTCCCGAGCGCCGAGCCGCAGAACGCTAACAGGAATAACTCCAcggctctgcagctggctggccgcccccccggccccgtcaCGGGGGCCCCCACGTACAAAAGAGCACAAGCCAAGCCAAGTAAGTTTCTCACTTTGCCGGCTGACCCCTCCAGAGCAAAGCGCAGGTTCTCCCTGAGCGGAGAACTGACGGAATGCCGCTGGCACGCTAACTCCCCGAACGCGGGTGGATTGCGGTCTAAGAGGAGCGTGTCTATGAACGGGATGCTAACGCAGTCAGACAGCTCTGACGTGGATAGCGGAAAAGCAACTTTCTCGAGTTCTGAGTGGATATTGGAAAGCACTGTGTGa
- the LRFN5 gene encoding leucine-rich repeat and fibronectin type-III domain-containing protein 5 isoform X2 codes for MEKLLLFLLFIGIAVRAQICPKRCVCQILSPNLATLCAKKGLLFVPPNIDRRTVELRLADNFVTNIKRKDFANMTSLVDLTLSRNTISFITPHAFADLRNLRALHLNSNRLTKITNDMFSGLSNLHHLILNNNQLTLISSTAFDDVLALEELDLSYNNLETIPWDAVEKMVSLHTLSLDHNMIDHIPKGTFSHLHKMTRLDVTSNKLQKLPPDPLFQRAQVLATSGIISPSTFALSFGGNPLHCNCELLWLRRLSREDDLETCASPPLLSGRYFWSIPEEEFLCEPPLITRHTHELRVLEGQRATLRCKARGDPEPAIHWISPEGKLISNATRSLVYDNGTLDILITTVKDTGSFTCIASNPAGEATQTVDLHIIKLPHLLNSTNHIHEPDPGSSDISTSTKSGSNASSSNGDTKISQDKKVVVAEATSSTALLKFNFQRNIPGIRMFQIQYNGTYDDSLVYRMIPPTSKTFLVNNLAAGTVYDLCVLAIYDDGITSLTATRVVGCTQFTTEQDYVRCHFMQSQFLGGTMIIIIGGIIVASVLVFIIILMIRYKVCNSNGQQKATKVSNVYSQTNGAQVHGCSGLLSQSMSKQAVGHEESVPCCRAAADAAAQSSDACSSQDSATTTSALPHAWTSSAAAPQKQKRKPGPKPSSEPQGEAVPSAEPQNANRNNSTALQLAGRPPGPVTGAPTYKRAQAKPNAGADPRTSCPLLLPGNVAADALTRQKSV; via the exons ATGGAAAAActgcttttgtttctgctgttcATTGGCATAGCAGTGAGAGCCCAGATCTGCCCAAAGCGCTGTGTCTGTCAGATTTTGTCTCCGAATCTTGCAACCCTTTGTGCCAAGAAAGGGCTCTTATTTGTTCCACCAAACATTGACAGGAGGACTGTGGAATTACGGCTGGCAGACAACTTTGTTACAAATATTAAAAGGAAAGACTTTGCCAATATGACCAGCCTTGTGGACCTGACATTATCCAGGAATACAATAAGTTTTATTACACCTCACGCATTTGCTGACTTGCGCAATTTGCGGGCTTTGCATTTGAACAGCAACCGATTGACTAAGATCACCAATGACATGTTTAGTGGACTCTCCAACCTTCATCACTTGATACTTAACAACAACCAGCTGACTTTAATTTCTTCCACAGCTTTCGATGATGTTTTAGCTCTTGAGGAATTGGATTTGTCTTATAACAATCTAGAAACCATCCCTTGGGATGCTGTGGAGAAGATGGTTAGTTTGCACACTCTCAGTCTGGACCACAATATGATTGACCATATTCCTAAAGGGACCTTCTCCCACCTCCACAAGATGACCAGGTTAGATGTCACATCTAACAAATTGCAGAAGCTACCACCTGATCCTCTCTTTCAGCGAGCTCAGGTATTAGCAACCTCAGGAATTATCAGCCCCTCTACTTTTGCATTAAGCTTTGGTGGAAACCCTTTGCATTGCAACTGTGAGCTTTTGTGGCTGAGGCgtctttccagagaagatgacCTGGAGACCTGTGCTTCTCCTCCGCTCTTGTCCGGTCGGTACTTTTGGTCGATCCCAGAGGAAGAGTTCCTGTGTGAGCCTCCCCTCATCACTCGGCACACCCACGAGCTGAGAGTCCTGGAGGGCCAGAGGGCAACGCTGCGGTGTAAGGCCCGGGGGGATCCAGAACCAGCAATTCACTGGATTTCACCTGAGGGCAAACTTATTTCAAACGCAACAAGGTCTTTGGTGTACGATAATGGAACGCTAGACATCCTTATAACTACTGTAAAGGATACAGGTTCTTTCACCTGCATTGCTTCCAATCCAGCTGGGGAAGCCACGCAAACAGTGGACCTTCATATAATCAAACTTCCTCATTTGCTGAATAGTACTAATCACATCCATGAGCCTGACCCTGGTTCCTCGGATATCTCGACTTCCACCAAGTCAGGCTCTAACGCAAGCAGTAGTAATGGGGATACAAAAATCAGCCAAGATAAGAAGGTAGTAGTGGCAGAAGCAACATCGTCTACTGCTCTgctgaaatttaattttcaaaggAACATACCTGGAATACGTATGTTCCAAATCCAGTACAACGGTACTTACGATGACTCGCTTGTTTACAG AATGATACCTCCCACAAGCAAAACCTTCCTGGTCAACAACCTGGCCGCGGGGACCGTGTACGACCTGTGCGTCTTGGCCATCTACGACGACGGGATCACCTCGCTCACCGCCACCCGCGTCGTGGGGTGCACGCAGTTCACGACCGAGCAGGATTACGTGCGCTGCCACTTCATGCAGTCCCAGTTCCTGGGCGGGACCATGATTATCATCATCGGCGGGATTATTGTGGCCTCCGTGCTCGTGTTCATCATCATCCTCATGATCCGCTACAAGGTGTGTAACAGCAACGGGCAGCAGAAGGCGACCAAGGTGAGCAACGTGTACTCTCAGACCAACGGGGCGCAGGTCCACGGCTGCAGCGGGCTGCTGTCCCAGTCGATGTCCAAGCAGGCGGTGGGGCACGAGGAGAGCGTCCCGTGCTGCAGAGCTGCCGCCGACGCGGCGGCGCAGTCGTCGGACGCTTGCTCGAGCCAGGACTCCGCCACCACTACCTCTGCCTTGCCCCACGCGTGGACTTCGAGCGCTGCTGCGCCCCAAAAGCAGAAGCGCAAGCCGGGGCCAAAGCCAAGCAGCGAGCCGCAGGGCGAAGCCGTCCCGAGCGCCGAGCCGCAGAACGCTAACAGGAATAACTCCAcggctctgcagctggctggccgcccccccggccccgtcaCGGGGGCCCCCACGTACAAAAGAGCACAAGCCAAGCCAA